The following proteins are encoded in a genomic region of Alphaproteobacteria bacterium:
- a CDS encoding glycerol-3-phosphate dehydrogenase, with translation MRHPIDWTHPDYLNPEKLDEEVRRVFDICHGCRRCFNLCDTFPRLFDLVDESPTGELDSVKSEDFAPVVEACTLCDLCFASKCPYIPPHEFNLDFPHLMLRYRALELSQGKVPFTKKVMAKTDQTGAIGTIVSPLANWATKEGNALTRPLMEKTLGIHRDAALPKFQSSTLVRQTKDPLPLNTSAAAYGRKVAIYATCYGNYNDPKIGLATRKVLAHNGVETQVVYPGCCGMPLLEQGNLEAVAKAARNVAKEMRPWIDQGYEVIALVPSCALMLKSEWPLIVPDDENVQVLSKATRDISEYMVALSKEPGLEPGLKPLTEGVTVHIACHARAQNIGQKATDLLRLIPDIDLQVIERCSGHGGAWGVMAENFDIALKVGKPVAQSALKSENRLVLSECPLAATHIRQGMEKLDERAVVEEAHPIEIFARAYGL, from the coding sequence ATGCGTCACCCCATTGACTGGACCCATCCTGATTATTTGAACCCGGAAAAGCTAGATGAAGAAGTGCGTCGGGTCTTTGACATATGTCATGGATGCCGCCGTTGCTTTAATTTATGTGATACCTTCCCCCGATTGTTTGATCTCGTGGACGAGTCCCCAACGGGTGAGCTTGATTCCGTTAAAAGCGAAGACTTTGCCCCCGTTGTTGAGGCGTGCACCTTGTGTGACTTGTGCTTTGCGTCGAAATGTCCCTACATTCCTCCTCATGAGTTCAACCTCGATTTTCCTCACCTGATGTTGCGGTATCGGGCGCTCGAATTATCCCAAGGTAAAGTCCCTTTTACGAAAAAAGTGATGGCAAAAACGGATCAGACCGGCGCGATTGGTACGATTGTGTCACCGCTAGCCAACTGGGCCACAAAAGAGGGAAATGCCCTTACGCGTCCTTTGATGGAAAAGACCCTTGGTATTCATCGAGATGCCGCGTTGCCCAAGTTTCAATCTTCTACTCTTGTTCGTCAAACAAAGGACCCGTTGCCCCTCAATACGAGCGCTGCGGCTTATGGGCGCAAAGTCGCGATTTACGCAACGTGTTATGGTAATTATAATGATCCGAAAATTGGCCTTGCTACCCGAAAAGTCCTTGCCCATAACGGGGTTGAAACACAAGTTGTCTATCCAGGGTGTTGTGGCATGCCTCTTCTTGAACAAGGGAATCTAGAAGCGGTCGCAAAGGCCGCCCGTAACGTTGCCAAAGAGATGCGCCCCTGGATTGATCAGGGGTATGAGGTGATTGCCCTTGTTCCTTCATGTGCGCTGATGTTGAAATCAGAATGGCCATTGATTGTGCCGGATGATGAGAATGTGCAAGTGTTAAGCAAAGCAACCCGAGATATTAGTGAATATATGGTTGCTCTTTCGAAAGAACCTGGATTGGAACCCGGTCTTAAACCGTTGACAGAAGGGGTCACGGTTCATATTGCGTGCCATGCTCGGGCTCAAAATATCGGTCAAAAGGCCACGGATTTGCTGCGGTTGATTCCGGATATCGATCTCCAAGTGATTGAGCGATGTTCGGGTCATGGCGGTGCGTGGGGGGTGATGGCTGAGAACTTTGACATAGCCCTTAAAGTGGGTAAACCTGTGGCGCAAAGTGCCCTTAAATCGGAAAATCGACTTGTGCTATCGGAATGTCCTCTCGCGGCTACCCATATTCGCCAGGGGATGGAGAAGTTGGATGAAAGGGCTGTTGTAGAAGAAGCCCACCCGATAGA